The proteins below come from a single Denticeps clupeoides chromosome 15, fDenClu1.1, whole genome shotgun sequence genomic window:
- the usp6nl gene encoding USP6 N-terminal-like protein isoform X3: protein MTSDTEQDAAVKLEQERAEIVSKYDKGKEGATVEPWEDANFHLYKVTDRFGFLHEDELPLNDAAEEKHKQQELERTTKWLKMLKNWDKYKNSEKLVRRVYKGIPLKLRGEVWCLLLDIPKIKEEKKDFYEKLKQRAREMSPDIRQIDLDVNRTYRDHVMFRNRYDVKQQALFHVLAAYSVYNTEVGYCQGMSQITALLLIYMNEEDAFWALVKLLSGQKHAMHGFFVPGFPKLMRFQEHHDRILKKLMPKLKQHLDSQEVYTNLYTMKWFFQCFLDRTPFTLTLRIWDIYILEGERVLTAMSYTVLKLHKKHLLKLSMEELVEFLQVTLSKDFFYDDDVVIEQLQTSMSELRRSKLELPPPGKDEEFPKIPLGQLPPEPDANHVANGQTPAKHVVDGVPFATNPKALDASSASEHQKDSRPPSRIRRASLEKTLRPNAKSIEEKRDVRIWGYTEAASTRQPTPTQSGQTPGHPQNTTSTTDGVNRANGQRYAIANHNSNAASSMARDQGFRPLWVKPSDTKLEAAKAAAEKESQLSRAASPSLSQTAPDNGQGSHRRPASRGFSPGSNRASNASQYDNVPSPGADGSAFPELLELERPPARGSSRPYGTPSGHQGSPTRLTSGGVNLRPPMQAMPPTFHTPDHQVGQRHYTPTSGPHSPSRPTLVPLYTDFPADKAFVALDYGEQAYGTTHRNSPTPSPKKDLLNHAYRLRSSHEAPLTVAPINYTPQLDSSTYGGHYLRQPTRLTGTSPYQPEYRFDGRRQAEEILSYSTEGRQGNREGDVPRSPGGLPRSASFQRAQKSPVQEFSFPPAPDVMMNYRSPYQEQPSSRQQLPSVFGGSHYRHAQEAFAMQESMLL, encoded by the exons GGCAAAGAAGGAGCCACAGTGGAACCATGGGAGGACGCGAACTTTCACCTGTACAAAGTCACTGACCGTTTCGGCTTCCTGCA tgaggATGAGCTGCCATTAAATGATGCTGCAGAAGAAAAA CACAAGCAGCAGGAGCTggaaagaacaacaaaatggcTGAAGATGCTGAAGAACTGGGACAAATACAAGaacagtgagaag ctgGTGAGGAGGGTGTATAAGGGAATCCCTCTGAAGCTGCGAGGGGAGGTGTGGTGCCTGCTTCTGGACATCCCTAAAAtaaaggaggaaaagaaagactTTTACGAG AAACTGAAGCAGAGAGCCAGAGAAATGTCCCCCGACATCCGACAGATCGATCTGGATGTGAACCGCACCTACAGGGACCACGTCATGTTCAGGAACCGCTACGACGTCAA gcagCAGGCTCTGTTTCACGTCCTGGCGGCCTATTCAGTGTACAACACG gagGTGGGGTATTGTCAGGGGATGAGTCAGATCACTGCTTTGTTGCTCATCTACATGAATGAGGAAGATGCATTTTGGGCTCTGGTTAAACTGTTGTCTGGTCAGAAACATGCCATGCATG GCTTTTTTGTGCCAGGTTTTCCAAAACTCATGCGCTTTCAAGAGCACCATGACCGCATCCTGAAGAAGTTGATGCCCAAACTCAAACAGCATCTG GACAGCCAGGAAGTGTATACCAACCTCTACACCATGAagtggtttttccagtgttttctAGACCGA ACTCCATTCACACTGACACTTCGGATCTGGGACATTTATATCCTGGAGGGTGAGAGAGTTCTGACTGCCATGTCCTACACTGTCCTCAAACTTCACAAGA AACACCTGCTGAAGCTCTCtatggaggagctggtggagttTCTGCAGGTCACCCTGTCTAAAGACTTCTTCTACGATGACGACGTCGTCATTGAGCAGCTGCAGACATCCATGTCTGAACTGAGACGCTCCAAACTGGAGCTGCCCCCTCCAG GTAAAGATGAAGAGTTTCCCAAGATACCTTTGGGTCAGCTGCCCCCTGAGCCTGATGCCAATCACGTGGCTAATGGCCAGACACCAGCTAAGCACGTTGTTGATGGCGTTCCATTTGCCACCAATCCGAAGGCACTGGATGCCAGCAGCGCCTCTGAGCACCAAAAGGACAGCCGCCCCCCCAGCAGAATCCGCAGGGCGTCTCTGGAAAAAACGTTACGGCCCAATGCAAAAAGTATAGAGGAGAAGAGGGATGTGCGCATCTGGGGCTACACTGAAGCAGCCAGCACACGGCAGCCCACCCCCACTCAGAGCGGACAGACCCCTGGACATCCTCAAAACACCACCAGCACTACAGACGGGGTCAACAGAGCCAACGGACAGCGTTATGCCATAGCCAACCACAATTCCAACGCGGCCTCCAGCATGGCCCGTGACCAGGGCTTCCGACCGCTCTGGGTCAAGCCGTCTGACACCAAACTCGAGGCTGCCAAGGCCGCAGCAGAGAAAGAGAGCCAGCTGAGCCGTGCAGCATCCCCCTCCCTGTCCCAAACGGCTCCAGACAATGGACAAGGCTCCCATCGCCGGCCGGCCTCTCGTGGTTTCAGCCCAGGCTCCAACCGGGCGTCCAATGCCTCACAATACGACAACGTCCCCAGCCCCGGAGCTGATGGCTCCGCCTTTCCCGAACTTCTGGAGTTGGAGAGACCCCCAGCCCGAGGATCATCACGACCCTATGGTACCCCTTCTGGGCATCAGGGGAGCCCCACCCGACTGACCAGTGGGGGCGTAAATCTAAGGCCGCCTATGCAGGCAATGCCTCCGACCTTTCACACGCCAGATCACCAGGTTGGTCAGCGTCACTACACTCCCACCAGTGGTCCACACTCCCCCAGCCGACCCACCCTGGTGCCCCTGTACACAGACTTTCCGGCGGACAAGGCTTTCGTAGCCCTCGACTACGGCGAGCAGGCGTACGGTACCACCCACCGCAACAGTCCTACCCCGTCTCCCAAGAAAGACCTGCTGAACCACGCATACCGGCTGCGGTCCTCCCACGAAGCTCCGCTGACGGTCGCTCCCATCAACTACACTCCCCAACTGGACAGTAGTACCTACGGAGGTCACTACCTGAGACAGCCCACGCGGCTGACTGGTACCTCGCCGTACCAACCAGAATACCGCTTTGATGGACGTAGGCAGGCAGAGGAGATCCTTTCGTACTCCACCGAAGGCAGACAAGGGAACAGAGAGGGGGACGTCCCTCGGTCCCCTGGCGGGCTTCCCCGCTCCGCAAGTTTCCAGAGGGCGCAAAAGTCACCCGTGCAAGAGTTTTCATTTCCCCCCGCGCCGGACGTAATGATGAACTACAGAAGCCCCTATCAGGAGCAGCCCAGCAGTCGACAACAGCTCCCCTCGGTGTTTGGGGGGTCACACTACAGGCACGCCCAGGAGGCCTTCGCTATGCAGGAGTCAATGCTGCTTTGA
- the usp6nl gene encoding USP6 N-terminal-like protein isoform X1: protein MQVLQIVKELVSPSRRRAASRFGASDTEQDAAVKLEQERAEIVSKYDKGKEGATVEPWEDANFHLYKVTDRFGFLHEDELPLNDAAEEKHKQQELERTTKWLKMLKNWDKYKNSEKLVRRVYKGIPLKLRGEVWCLLLDIPKIKEEKKDFYEKLKQRAREMSPDIRQIDLDVNRTYRDHVMFRNRYDVKQQALFHVLAAYSVYNTEVGYCQGMSQITALLLIYMNEEDAFWALVKLLSGQKHAMHGFFVPGFPKLMRFQEHHDRILKKLMPKLKQHLDSQEVYTNLYTMKWFFQCFLDRTPFTLTLRIWDIYILEGERVLTAMSYTVLKLHKKHLLKLSMEELVEFLQVTLSKDFFYDDDVVIEQLQTSMSELRRSKLELPPPGKDEEFPKIPLGQLPPEPDANHVANGQTPAKHVVDGVPFATNPKALDASSASEHQKDSRPPSRIRRASLEKTLRPNAKSIEEKRDVRIWGYTEAASTRQPTPTQSGQTPGHPQNTTSTTDGVNRANGQRYAIANHNSNAASSMARDQGFRPLWVKPSDTKLEAAKAAAEKESQLSRAASPSLSQTAPDNGQGSHRRPASRGFSPGSNRASNASQYDNVPSPGADGSAFPELLELERPPARGSSRPYGTPSGHQGSPTRLTSGGVNLRPPMQAMPPTFHTPDHQVGQRHYTPTSGPHSPSRPTLVPLYTDFPADKAFVALDYGEQAYGTTHRNSPTPSPKKDLLNHAYRLRSSHEAPLTVAPINYTPQLDSSTYGGHYLRQPTRLTGTSPYQPEYRFDGRRQAEEILSYSTEGRQGNREGDVPRSPGGLPRSASFQRAQKSPVQEFSFPPAPDVMMNYRSPYQEQPSSRQQLPSVFGGSHYRHAQEAFAMQESMLL, encoded by the exons GGCAAAGAAGGAGCCACAGTGGAACCATGGGAGGACGCGAACTTTCACCTGTACAAAGTCACTGACCGTTTCGGCTTCCTGCA tgaggATGAGCTGCCATTAAATGATGCTGCAGAAGAAAAA CACAAGCAGCAGGAGCTggaaagaacaacaaaatggcTGAAGATGCTGAAGAACTGGGACAAATACAAGaacagtgagaag ctgGTGAGGAGGGTGTATAAGGGAATCCCTCTGAAGCTGCGAGGGGAGGTGTGGTGCCTGCTTCTGGACATCCCTAAAAtaaaggaggaaaagaaagactTTTACGAG AAACTGAAGCAGAGAGCCAGAGAAATGTCCCCCGACATCCGACAGATCGATCTGGATGTGAACCGCACCTACAGGGACCACGTCATGTTCAGGAACCGCTACGACGTCAA gcagCAGGCTCTGTTTCACGTCCTGGCGGCCTATTCAGTGTACAACACG gagGTGGGGTATTGTCAGGGGATGAGTCAGATCACTGCTTTGTTGCTCATCTACATGAATGAGGAAGATGCATTTTGGGCTCTGGTTAAACTGTTGTCTGGTCAGAAACATGCCATGCATG GCTTTTTTGTGCCAGGTTTTCCAAAACTCATGCGCTTTCAAGAGCACCATGACCGCATCCTGAAGAAGTTGATGCCCAAACTCAAACAGCATCTG GACAGCCAGGAAGTGTATACCAACCTCTACACCATGAagtggtttttccagtgttttctAGACCGA ACTCCATTCACACTGACACTTCGGATCTGGGACATTTATATCCTGGAGGGTGAGAGAGTTCTGACTGCCATGTCCTACACTGTCCTCAAACTTCACAAGA AACACCTGCTGAAGCTCTCtatggaggagctggtggagttTCTGCAGGTCACCCTGTCTAAAGACTTCTTCTACGATGACGACGTCGTCATTGAGCAGCTGCAGACATCCATGTCTGAACTGAGACGCTCCAAACTGGAGCTGCCCCCTCCAG GTAAAGATGAAGAGTTTCCCAAGATACCTTTGGGTCAGCTGCCCCCTGAGCCTGATGCCAATCACGTGGCTAATGGCCAGACACCAGCTAAGCACGTTGTTGATGGCGTTCCATTTGCCACCAATCCGAAGGCACTGGATGCCAGCAGCGCCTCTGAGCACCAAAAGGACAGCCGCCCCCCCAGCAGAATCCGCAGGGCGTCTCTGGAAAAAACGTTACGGCCCAATGCAAAAAGTATAGAGGAGAAGAGGGATGTGCGCATCTGGGGCTACACTGAAGCAGCCAGCACACGGCAGCCCACCCCCACTCAGAGCGGACAGACCCCTGGACATCCTCAAAACACCACCAGCACTACAGACGGGGTCAACAGAGCCAACGGACAGCGTTATGCCATAGCCAACCACAATTCCAACGCGGCCTCCAGCATGGCCCGTGACCAGGGCTTCCGACCGCTCTGGGTCAAGCCGTCTGACACCAAACTCGAGGCTGCCAAGGCCGCAGCAGAGAAAGAGAGCCAGCTGAGCCGTGCAGCATCCCCCTCCCTGTCCCAAACGGCTCCAGACAATGGACAAGGCTCCCATCGCCGGCCGGCCTCTCGTGGTTTCAGCCCAGGCTCCAACCGGGCGTCCAATGCCTCACAATACGACAACGTCCCCAGCCCCGGAGCTGATGGCTCCGCCTTTCCCGAACTTCTGGAGTTGGAGAGACCCCCAGCCCGAGGATCATCACGACCCTATGGTACCCCTTCTGGGCATCAGGGGAGCCCCACCCGACTGACCAGTGGGGGCGTAAATCTAAGGCCGCCTATGCAGGCAATGCCTCCGACCTTTCACACGCCAGATCACCAGGTTGGTCAGCGTCACTACACTCCCACCAGTGGTCCACACTCCCCCAGCCGACCCACCCTGGTGCCCCTGTACACAGACTTTCCGGCGGACAAGGCTTTCGTAGCCCTCGACTACGGCGAGCAGGCGTACGGTACCACCCACCGCAACAGTCCTACCCCGTCTCCCAAGAAAGACCTGCTGAACCACGCATACCGGCTGCGGTCCTCCCACGAAGCTCCGCTGACGGTCGCTCCCATCAACTACACTCCCCAACTGGACAGTAGTACCTACGGAGGTCACTACCTGAGACAGCCCACGCGGCTGACTGGTACCTCGCCGTACCAACCAGAATACCGCTTTGATGGACGTAGGCAGGCAGAGGAGATCCTTTCGTACTCCACCGAAGGCAGACAAGGGAACAGAGAGGGGGACGTCCCTCGGTCCCCTGGCGGGCTTCCCCGCTCCGCAAGTTTCCAGAGGGCGCAAAAGTCACCCGTGCAAGAGTTTTCATTTCCCCCCGCGCCGGACGTAATGATGAACTACAGAAGCCCCTATCAGGAGCAGCCCAGCAGTCGACAACAGCTCCCCTCGGTGTTTGGGGGGTCACACTACAGGCACGCCCAGGAGGCCTTCGCTATGCAGGAGTCAATGCTGCTTTGA
- the usp6nl gene encoding USP6 N-terminal-like protein isoform X2 — MRTRVQSCAGGGRGSWKRASDTEQDAAVKLEQERAEIVSKYDKGKEGATVEPWEDANFHLYKVTDRFGFLHEDELPLNDAAEEKHKQQELERTTKWLKMLKNWDKYKNSEKLVRRVYKGIPLKLRGEVWCLLLDIPKIKEEKKDFYEKLKQRAREMSPDIRQIDLDVNRTYRDHVMFRNRYDVKQQALFHVLAAYSVYNTEVGYCQGMSQITALLLIYMNEEDAFWALVKLLSGQKHAMHGFFVPGFPKLMRFQEHHDRILKKLMPKLKQHLDSQEVYTNLYTMKWFFQCFLDRTPFTLTLRIWDIYILEGERVLTAMSYTVLKLHKKHLLKLSMEELVEFLQVTLSKDFFYDDDVVIEQLQTSMSELRRSKLELPPPGKDEEFPKIPLGQLPPEPDANHVANGQTPAKHVVDGVPFATNPKALDASSASEHQKDSRPPSRIRRASLEKTLRPNAKSIEEKRDVRIWGYTEAASTRQPTPTQSGQTPGHPQNTTSTTDGVNRANGQRYAIANHNSNAASSMARDQGFRPLWVKPSDTKLEAAKAAAEKESQLSRAASPSLSQTAPDNGQGSHRRPASRGFSPGSNRASNASQYDNVPSPGADGSAFPELLELERPPARGSSRPYGTPSGHQGSPTRLTSGGVNLRPPMQAMPPTFHTPDHQVGQRHYTPTSGPHSPSRPTLVPLYTDFPADKAFVALDYGEQAYGTTHRNSPTPSPKKDLLNHAYRLRSSHEAPLTVAPINYTPQLDSSTYGGHYLRQPTRLTGTSPYQPEYRFDGRRQAEEILSYSTEGRQGNREGDVPRSPGGLPRSASFQRAQKSPVQEFSFPPAPDVMMNYRSPYQEQPSSRQQLPSVFGGSHYRHAQEAFAMQESMLL, encoded by the exons GGCAAAGAAGGAGCCACAGTGGAACCATGGGAGGACGCGAACTTTCACCTGTACAAAGTCACTGACCGTTTCGGCTTCCTGCA tgaggATGAGCTGCCATTAAATGATGCTGCAGAAGAAAAA CACAAGCAGCAGGAGCTggaaagaacaacaaaatggcTGAAGATGCTGAAGAACTGGGACAAATACAAGaacagtgagaag ctgGTGAGGAGGGTGTATAAGGGAATCCCTCTGAAGCTGCGAGGGGAGGTGTGGTGCCTGCTTCTGGACATCCCTAAAAtaaaggaggaaaagaaagactTTTACGAG AAACTGAAGCAGAGAGCCAGAGAAATGTCCCCCGACATCCGACAGATCGATCTGGATGTGAACCGCACCTACAGGGACCACGTCATGTTCAGGAACCGCTACGACGTCAA gcagCAGGCTCTGTTTCACGTCCTGGCGGCCTATTCAGTGTACAACACG gagGTGGGGTATTGTCAGGGGATGAGTCAGATCACTGCTTTGTTGCTCATCTACATGAATGAGGAAGATGCATTTTGGGCTCTGGTTAAACTGTTGTCTGGTCAGAAACATGCCATGCATG GCTTTTTTGTGCCAGGTTTTCCAAAACTCATGCGCTTTCAAGAGCACCATGACCGCATCCTGAAGAAGTTGATGCCCAAACTCAAACAGCATCTG GACAGCCAGGAAGTGTATACCAACCTCTACACCATGAagtggtttttccagtgttttctAGACCGA ACTCCATTCACACTGACACTTCGGATCTGGGACATTTATATCCTGGAGGGTGAGAGAGTTCTGACTGCCATGTCCTACACTGTCCTCAAACTTCACAAGA AACACCTGCTGAAGCTCTCtatggaggagctggtggagttTCTGCAGGTCACCCTGTCTAAAGACTTCTTCTACGATGACGACGTCGTCATTGAGCAGCTGCAGACATCCATGTCTGAACTGAGACGCTCCAAACTGGAGCTGCCCCCTCCAG GTAAAGATGAAGAGTTTCCCAAGATACCTTTGGGTCAGCTGCCCCCTGAGCCTGATGCCAATCACGTGGCTAATGGCCAGACACCAGCTAAGCACGTTGTTGATGGCGTTCCATTTGCCACCAATCCGAAGGCACTGGATGCCAGCAGCGCCTCTGAGCACCAAAAGGACAGCCGCCCCCCCAGCAGAATCCGCAGGGCGTCTCTGGAAAAAACGTTACGGCCCAATGCAAAAAGTATAGAGGAGAAGAGGGATGTGCGCATCTGGGGCTACACTGAAGCAGCCAGCACACGGCAGCCCACCCCCACTCAGAGCGGACAGACCCCTGGACATCCTCAAAACACCACCAGCACTACAGACGGGGTCAACAGAGCCAACGGACAGCGTTATGCCATAGCCAACCACAATTCCAACGCGGCCTCCAGCATGGCCCGTGACCAGGGCTTCCGACCGCTCTGGGTCAAGCCGTCTGACACCAAACTCGAGGCTGCCAAGGCCGCAGCAGAGAAAGAGAGCCAGCTGAGCCGTGCAGCATCCCCCTCCCTGTCCCAAACGGCTCCAGACAATGGACAAGGCTCCCATCGCCGGCCGGCCTCTCGTGGTTTCAGCCCAGGCTCCAACCGGGCGTCCAATGCCTCACAATACGACAACGTCCCCAGCCCCGGAGCTGATGGCTCCGCCTTTCCCGAACTTCTGGAGTTGGAGAGACCCCCAGCCCGAGGATCATCACGACCCTATGGTACCCCTTCTGGGCATCAGGGGAGCCCCACCCGACTGACCAGTGGGGGCGTAAATCTAAGGCCGCCTATGCAGGCAATGCCTCCGACCTTTCACACGCCAGATCACCAGGTTGGTCAGCGTCACTACACTCCCACCAGTGGTCCACACTCCCCCAGCCGACCCACCCTGGTGCCCCTGTACACAGACTTTCCGGCGGACAAGGCTTTCGTAGCCCTCGACTACGGCGAGCAGGCGTACGGTACCACCCACCGCAACAGTCCTACCCCGTCTCCCAAGAAAGACCTGCTGAACCACGCATACCGGCTGCGGTCCTCCCACGAAGCTCCGCTGACGGTCGCTCCCATCAACTACACTCCCCAACTGGACAGTAGTACCTACGGAGGTCACTACCTGAGACAGCCCACGCGGCTGACTGGTACCTCGCCGTACCAACCAGAATACCGCTTTGATGGACGTAGGCAGGCAGAGGAGATCCTTTCGTACTCCACCGAAGGCAGACAAGGGAACAGAGAGGGGGACGTCCCTCGGTCCCCTGGCGGGCTTCCCCGCTCCGCAAGTTTCCAGAGGGCGCAAAAGTCACCCGTGCAAGAGTTTTCATTTCCCCCCGCGCCGGACGTAATGATGAACTACAGAAGCCCCTATCAGGAGCAGCCCAGCAGTCGACAACAGCTCCCCTCGGTGTTTGGGGGGTCACACTACAGGCACGCCCAGGAGGCCTTCGCTATGCAGGAGTCAATGCTGCTTTGA
- the echdc3 gene encoding enoyl-CoA hydratase domain-containing protein 3, mitochondrial, with protein sequence MAQGSVRRVGRMLRPWSLRVGRALCTQAAPLTVMEQKDGVRKIVLSNPKKRNALSLAMLTSLREDIMADVDSNDPRVIIIGARGPVFSSGHDLRELTSARGREYHARVFQMCTEVMTLIQDIPVPVIAMVNGVAAAAGCQLVASCDIAVASEKSTFATPGVNVGLFCSTPGVALGRAVPRKVAMEMLFTGHPISAHDALRHGLVSKVVSEEQLESETLAMARRICETSRPVVALGKAAFQRQMAQSRDAAYATATQVMVDNLALVDGQEGIRAFIEKRKPAWTNGTDKAHQ encoded by the exons ATGGCGCAGGGCTCCGTCCGCAGAGTTGGCCGAATGCTGCGGCCCTGGAGCCTCCGTGTCGGCCGGGCTCTCTGCACGCAGGCCGCGCCGCTGACGGTCATGGAGCAGAAGGACGGAGTCAG GAAAATCGTTCTGAGTAACCCCAAAAAGAGGAATGCCCTGTCTTTGGCCATGCTGACGTCACTGCGGGAGGACATCATGGCCGACGTGGACAGTAATGACCCCAGGGTCATCATCATCGGCG CGAGAGGACCCGTCTTTTCCTCGGGTCATGATCTGAGAGAGCTGACCTCTGCCCGGGGCCGCGAGTATCACGCCAGAGTGTTCCAGATGTGCACCGAG GTGATGACCCTGATACAGGACATACCGGTGCCTGTGATCGCCATGGTGAACGGGGTTGCCGCGGCGGCTGGGTGCCAGCTGGTGGCCAGCTGTGACATTGCTGTGGCGAGTGAGAAGTCAACTTTCGCGACCCCCGGGGTGAATGTGGGGCTCTTCTGCTCCACGCCGGGCGTGGCTCTCGGACGAGCCGTGCCAAGGAAG gttgccatggagatgctCTTTACAGGCCATCCGATCTCAGCCCATGATGCTTTGCGGCATGGCCTGGTCAGCAAGGTGGTGAGTGAGGAGCAGCTGGAAAGCGAGACGCTGGCGATGGCGCGGCGCATTTGTGAGACCAGCCGGCCAGTTGTGGCGCTGGGGAAGGCGGCGTTCCAGAGGCAGATGGCACAGAGTCGTGATGCCGCCTACGCCACTGCCACACAGGTCATGGTGGACAACCTGGCCCTTGTCGATGGACAAGAGGGCATCAGGGCCTTCATCGAGAAACGGAAGCCAGCGTGGACAAACGGCACAGACAAAGCCCATCAGTGA